From the Fusarium oxysporum Fo47 chromosome X, complete sequence genome, the window ACTATATGTCCTGAAAAGAATCATGGATGGACATAACGCCAAGAGGGAGAAATTAAGACAAAGTCCGCAGAAGCCAGCGGATATCTTTGATCTAATTGGAGGCACGAGTACGGGCGGGTAAGGTTTGCCAGAAAGGACATATGATTGCGCTATTACTCACCTCCATCCAGACTGATCGCCATAATGCTTGGAAGGCTACAAATGGACGTTGATGAATGCATTTCGGCTTATAACGACCTTATCAAGGTGGTCTTTAGCAAAGAGGCAAGGGTCCATCAGTCAAAGTTCAACCTTCTAGGGCAGACACAAGCTCGATTCGATTCCGGAGGACTCAAAGATGCGATAGAGAAGACTTTGAGGGATAGAGGGCTGTCGCCAACAGATGACATGGTTGATAGTCGCGAGCCTGGCTGCAAAGTGTAAGTATTCCCTGGCGTGCCCTGTTGACAAGTTTCCCCGATGGATCACAGTATTGATTCTTGAAATCGGGCAGTTTTGTGTGCGCCACCTCAAAACTCGACGCGGCTACATATCGATTCAGAAGCTACACCAGCCATAACAGCTTTCTCAACGCAACTATCTGCCAAGCGGCTCGAGCTACATCTGCCGCCACGACTTTCTTCAATCCTGTCTCCATCGGAGGCATGAAATTTGTCGACGGAGCTCTCGGGGCCAATAACCCTGTTGAccaagtcgaagaagaagctagGGAGATTTGGTGCTCAGACACTGGGAATTTACAGCAACTAGTTAAGTGCTTCGTATCGATAGGAACGGGCAAACTTCCGACATACAACATTCACGATCGAATTGACAAATTCATAGCTACGCTGGCTAAAATGGCAACGGATGTCGAAAAGACAGCAGAAGCGTCGATGAAGAGGTGGAGACAGCACCTCGATCAGGGAAGATACTTTCGATTCAACGTGGACCACGGATTGCAGACTGTAGGGATGAAAGAGTATAAAAAGAAAGGCGAGATCCAGGCGGCAACTTACAAGTATCTAAACAGTCAAGTCCAGAGTTCCTCTGTTCAGAGATGCGTTGAGAATCTAATATTGAAGAAGAGTACGTATTTCATAATGGCCTGAGACTATTATCAGCTAATGACTCTTTGTATAGAACTTACTGGGCTGGACTTTGAGCTCAGAATCAAGGTAGGTGCACTCCACAATCCTGGTCTTCTAACGAGGCATTTACGTTTCTTAGCATGAACAAGACCTCTTATCACCAAGCCCAAATCCACAAAGCCCAGAGAACCCTCAAAAGAGTCAGTCTAAACAGCCTGCTTCTCGGCAAATAAAGTCCCCACCACAGCCTTGCTTCTTCGTACCAACGAAGCTACCCCCTTCCGCTATAGACAGACCCAACTACCTCAGAAAATTACAGGCCGCCCTCCCCCAAGATCGACATCAGAGAGCGGCACTGGCAGGGCTCCACGGATCCGGCAAAACACAAATCGCAATTCAATTTGCAGAATGGGTTCATTCAGCATACCCCGAATACTCTGTCTTTTGGCTGTCAGCAGACAATCTTGAGGAGTCCTACTCACGGATCACACAGAAGTTGGATCTATTTCGCCGCTATGAACATGAGTCCAAGTCTTCCGATGCAAGGGTCCTTTTCCATCGTTATTTATCTACAGAACATCTTCGAAGGTGGTTCCTCATTATTGACGACGCTGATACCGACAACTATTCATTAAACCCTAGTGCTCAGCCTAGGAGTGTTTTCAGTAATCTTCCTGATAGCAAGGAAGGTAATATCTTGTTCATTACACATTCGATGAAAGCTGCAACCACTGCTGTGGGAAATCAAGTGAACAAGGTCATCAAAGTCGAAGGACTGGAAAACCCAGATGCAATCTCCATTCTGAGACAGTCCCTGTTCAACAGGAGGCTGCTTGCAGATGAGGACATAGCTCAGGAGCTACTATCTGAGCTAAATGGCCTTCCTTTGAGTATACAACAGGCAGCAAGGTATCTTAACAACCATGCCCATCTCACGATACACAAGTTCCTGGATTTGTTGCGCAGCCCCAGTCAAGATGCATTCCCGTTCATCTCACCAGAGTCCAACGGGTTAGGCGGAGGGAGAGATTCCCAGGACTCCTTACTTAAGACAGCCATGAAATTATTCGAGGCAATTAAGAAAGACAACACACACGCCGGGACGCTACTTGAGTTTATTTCTCAAATTGGACCATCATCCATCCCAAGAACAATTCTTGCTGGTACTGGAATCAAGGGTGGAAAGGCCGAACTCGAAGAGTCTATCGGTACATTGTgcagcttctttctcttggCTCCAAGGCAAGGGGGGAATATGTTCGATATACCCACCGTCGTTCATCTATGCATGCGAGTATGGGttaaacaaaagaaagcttCTAAGGGCTTGACGGAAACAGTGACAAAGCGCCTCAACGAGCGTATCCCACAGGTGGAGTGGTCGAAGCGATTAATTTGGAAAAAGTACGAGGCTCATGCTATTCGAGTCCTTACGGGATGCCAAGACCACAACCTGAACTTCGATGAGCGCTTTCAACTTGCGTGCAAAGTCGGATCCTGGCTTTTACGAGAACGGAATGTCAAAGGAGCAATTCCATGGCTCCAGCAAACTCTGGGTTGGGCAAGAAAGTCCTCATTCAAAAATACCCAGCGACGCCTGCGCATCCAACTCGACCTTGCAGAAGCCTATGCAGAAACAGAGCAGTCAGCAAAGGCGATCCAGCTCACGGAAAAGGCCTCGAAATTTCAGGAAAAGCACCTTTCAAAGGATGACAGCAGTGCATTGGCGGTTTCATACGTCCTCGCAAAAGGCCATCGTTTCAACGGTGCGCCAAAgaaagagattgatcacTTAGAAAAGCTCAAAAAGATTGACAATAAAAGAAGCGCAATGGAGAGGTTGACACTTCTGGGTGAGCTTGGGAAATGCTACAGCTCCGCTAAAGAGTATGAGAAGGCAATCGAAAACCTTGAGATGGGGATAGACGCCGCGGGAAGCAAAATTGCAAAGGATGATCCGATTCTCATTTTCGTCAAGAATCATCTTGCCTATGCTTATGGGCAGAGAGGTCAACACAACGAAGCCATTTCTATTCTAGAAGAGACCCTGCCAATCCAGGAGCAGATCTTAGGCAAATCACATTCCGAAACCCTCATAACTCAATCACACCTAGCCAATCAATACCTAGAGACCAAAGAGCTGACAAAAGCAATTTCGATTTTGGAGGAGCTTGTCCCTATTCAAAGGAAGACACTTGGGCAGATGAACAGGGAGACCATGTGTTCTGAAAATCAACTGGCAGAGGCATATTTTAACAACCAAAACGTGTATACAGCTTTGAAGTTGTATGAACACATGCGTCTCGTACGTCGGAATTTGGGTCAAAGTAATGAGCATAGAAAGTGGGCGGAAGCGGGTTATGAGAAGTGTGCTGAGACCTGGAAGTGGACTTGGATGCGTAGATGATACTATTGAATCGCCAACATCCCATTCATCTCAAGTAATACGTTTGCATGGCCATGTGAATTGCGTTGTTATGATATACTGTGCATTTTATCATCCGCCCTTCCGTGCTCTGTTTATGAGGTCTGTTGGTAGGGCGTTGCTACAATCCTTGTTAGCGTATCTATTTTCAGAAAGTCAAGAAACCCCGCTTCTACAAATACTGACGAgagataattataattccATAAGTTATCCTTTGCATCACCCGAGGACCTTTCATAAAGTTACTCT encodes:
- a CDS encoding acyl transferase/acyl hydrolase/lysophospholipase, with product MSEHNPKPPSASLLDEEGICMLSLDGGGVRGLSSLYVLKRIMDGHNAKREKLRQSPQKPADIFDLIGGTSTGGLIAIMLGRLQMDVDECISAYNDLIKVVFSKEARVHQSKFNLLGQTQARFDSGGLKDAIEKTLRDRGLSPTDDMVDSREPGCKVFVCATSKLDAATYRFRSYTSHNSFLNATICQAARATSAATTFFNPVSIGGMKFVDGALGANNPVDQVEEEAREIWCSDTGNLQQLVKCFVSIGTGKLPTYNIHDRIDKFIATLAKMATDVEKTAEASMKRWRQHLDQGRYFRFNVDHGLQTVGMKEYKKKGEIQAATYKYLNSQVQSSSVQRCVENLILKKKLTGLDFELRIKAALPQDRHQRAALAGLHGSGKTQIAIQFAEWVHSAYPEYSVFWLSADNLEESYSRITQKLDLFRRYEHESKSSDARVLFHRYLSTEHLRRWFLIIDDADTDNYSLNPSAQPRSVFSNLPDSKEGNILFITHSMKAATTAVGNQVNKVIKVEGLENPDAISILRQSLFNRRLLADEDIAQELLSELNGLPLSIQQAARYLNNHAHLTIHKFLDLLRSPSQDAFPFISPESNGLGGGRDSQDSLLKTAMKLFEAIKKDNTHAGTLLEFISQIGPSSIPRTILAGTGIKGGKAELEESIGTLCSFFLLAPRQGGNMFDIPTVVHLCMRVWVKQKKASKGLTETVTKRLNERIPQVEWSKRLIWKKYEAHAIRVLTGCQDHNLNFDERFQLACKVGSWLLRERNVKGAIPWLQQTLGWARKSSFKNTQRRLRIQLDLAEAYAETEQSAKAIQLTEKASKFQEKHLSKDDSSALAVSYVLAKGHRFNGAPKKEIDHLEKLKKIDNKRSAMERLTLLGELGKCYSSAKEYEKAIENLEMGIDAAGSKIAKDDPILIFVKNHLAYAYGQRGQHNEAISILEETLPIQEQILGKSHSETLITQSHLANQYLETKELTKAISILEELVPIQRKTLGQMNRETMCSENQLAEAYFNNQNVYTALKLYEHMRLVRRNLGQSNEHRKWAEAGYEKCAETWKWTWMRR